One window from the genome of Salvia splendens isolate huo1 chromosome 9, SspV2, whole genome shotgun sequence encodes:
- the LOC121746413 gene encoding probable pectinesterase/pectinesterase inhibitor 51 yields the protein MAADETHRKSKLTAILVVVLICCSLILFTVIYNIYTPHHRKFPVYSNAAVIHGACKAARNQSACEASLKSEWRAAGSAPATALQAINASLQVSTRHLHEAIATVEKILDGSADNVNRSDTSKLCLEVLRHSDRRAAMSAEALPRGAGGVRDTRAWMSASLAYQYGCMSGLKNVNDTPLVAEAVAFFNTTLIGSTADVLAMMASYDYFGEETNKWGPPKTERDGFWPIRPAASSEEEEVVGGVPSGMAVNVTVCGGSGGCDYEMVQEAVDAGPENSSGRFVIWIKVGVYKETVRVGFEKKNVVFLGDGIGKTVITGALNVGMPRVSTYNSATVGVLGDGFMASNLTIENTAGVDAHQAVAFRSDSDLSVLENCELLGNQDTLYAHSLRQYYKSCRIQGNIDFIFGQSAAVFQDCLILIVPHQKEPEKGDNNAATAHGRIDPAQSTGFVFRGCVVNGTEEYMALYAANPAVHRTYLGRPWKEYARTVFLGCTLESLVSVDGWMPWSGDFALKTLYYGEFENKGPGSDTSKRVNWSSVVPAEHVDSYSVQNFIQGDQWIPKTLSSSL from the exons ATGGCTGCAGACGAGACTCACCGGAAATCAAAACTCACCGCCATTTTGGTGGTGGTTCTGATCTGCTGCTCTCTCATCCTATTCACCGTCATCTACAACATCTACACCCCCCACCACCGCAAGTTCCCCGTCTACTCCAACGCCGCCGTCATCCACGGCGCTTGCAAGGCCGCGCGCAACCAATCCGCCTGCGAGGCCTCCCTCAAGTCCGAGTGGCGGGCGGCCGGGTCGGCCCCAGCCACCGCCCTGCAGGCGATCAACGCCTCGCTGCAGGTGTCCACGCGGCACCTGCACGAGGCCATCGCCACGGTGGAAAAGATCCTCGACGGCTCAGCGGACAACGTGAACCGCTCTGACACGTCGAAGCTCTGCCTGGAGGTGCTCCGCCACTCGGACCGCCGCGCGGCCATGTCCGCAGAGGCGCTGCCGCGCGGCGCGGGCGGGGTCAGGGACACGCGCGCGTGGATGAGCGCGTCGCTGGCGTACCAGTACGGGTGCATGTCGGGGCTGAAGAACGTGAACGACACGCCCTTGGTGGCGGAGGCCGTCGCGTTCTTCAACACCACCCTCATAGGGTCCACCGCCGACGTGCTGGCGATGATGGCGAGCTACGACTACTTCGGGGAGGAGACGAACAAGTGGGGCCCGCCGAAGACGGAGCGGGACGGCTTCTGGCCGATCCGTCCCGCGGCTTCctcggaggaggaggaggtcgTCGGCGGGGTGCCGTCGGGGATGGCGGTGAATGTGACGGTGTGCGGCGGCAGCGGAGGGTGTGACTACGAGATGGTGCAGGAGGCGGTGGATGCGGGGCCGGAGAATTCTAGCGGCCGGTTTGTGATATGGATCAAGGTCGGGGTGTACAAGGAGACGGTTCGGGTGGGGTTCGAGAAGAAGAATGTGGTGTTTTTGGGAGATGGGATCGGCAAAACGGTCATTACGGGGGCCCTCAATGTGGGGATGCCCAGAGTATCCACCTATAATTCAGCAACCGTTG GTGTTCTGGGAGATGGATTCATGGCAAGCAACCTAACAATCGAGAACACAGCCGGCGTAGACGCACACCAAGCCGTGGCATTCCGATCCGACAGCGACCTCTCCGTCTTAGAAAACTGCGAACTCCTCGGCAACCAAGACACCCTCTACGCGCACAGCCTCCGCCAGTACTACAAGTCGTGCCGCATCCAAGGCAACATCGACTTCATCTTCGGGCAGTCGGCCGCCGTCTTCCAAGACTGCCTCATCCTCATCGTCCCGCACCAGAAGGAGCCCGAGAAGGGCGACAACAACGCCGCGACAGCCCACGGCAGGATCGACCCGGCCCAGTCCACGGGGTTCGTGTTCCGAGGCTGCGTGGTgaatgggacggaggagtaCATGGCGCTGTACGCGGCGAACCCGGCCGTGCACAGGACCTACCTCGGGAGGCCGTGGAAGGAGTACGCGAGGACGGTGTTTCTTGGCTGCACGCTGGAGAGTTTGGTGTCGGTGGATGGGTGGATGCCTTGGAGTGGTGATTTTGCGTTGAAGACCCTCTATTATGGGGAATTTGAAAATAAGGGCCCCGGGTCCGATACGTCGAAGCGGGTCAACTGGAGTAGCGTCGTGCCGGCTGAGCATGTAGATTCGTACTCGGTTCAGAACTTCATCCAGGGTGATCAGTGGATTCCTAAGACTCTCTCATCATCTTTGTAa
- the LOC121747947 gene encoding pullulanase 1, chloroplastic isoform X1: protein MLLYRCSPLQFQSTSTNSNSPRFQLRPHPPPPAILPWRRPGASRRILKLRASRCSSAMAIDDGHTSPTSSLQDQEIMLHSRAFWVGKDTIAWNMDVGDGSCCLYGSKDASLSAVNGKIGGYDVKIKLEQSKERLPKHVIEKFPHIHDYKSFQLPPGLDVNSLLKYQLAVAALSSGEECTSITGLQLPGVLDELFSYDGPLGATFSSDSLSLHLWAPTAQKVSVLIYGEPEGGDPLEVVQLEESNGVWSAEGPLTWEGCYYVYEIYVYHPSTLQITKCIANDPYARGLSSDGRRTLIVNVTSEALKPESWDHLVDEKPDLLSFSDISIYELHVRDFSASDDTVPSEFRGGYLAFTCPDSAGMLHLKKLSHAGITHVHLLPTYHFAGVDDDKRKWQTVDSQMLESFPPDSDEQQACITAIKDADGYNWGYNPVVWGVPKGSYASNPNGSLRIFEFRKMVQALNRTGFRVVLDVVYNHLHANGPYDENSVLDKIVPGYYIRRNLDGFIEHSTCANNTASEHYMVERLVIDDLLHWATNYKVDGFRFDLMGHMMKRTMVKARRMLQNLVKENDGVEGSRIYIYGEGWNFGEVAGNGRGVNASQFNISGTGIGSFNDRIRDAVLGGSPFGPILQQGYATGLLVEPNDHDHGSKSTMEHMLAVSKDHIQVGMSANLKDYVLTNHEGHEVKGCEISTHDGVPVAYASSPIETVNYVSAHDNETLFDIISLKTPVNISLDARCRTNHLATSIISLSQGIPFFHAGDEILRSKSLDRDSYNSGDWFNRLDFSYNSNNWGVGLPPREKNERNWPLMKIRLADPAYKPQRNHILAALDNFCSLIRIRYSSPLFRLHTANAIQERVRFHNTGSSSIPGVIVMSLEDGHNGVPGLMQLDPIYSYIVVLINACPTDVTFTSPSLRGKDLQLHPVQVESSDHVVNESTYDSPSGSFRIPSRTTAVFIVRRAT, encoded by the exons ATGTTACTTTATCGCTGTTCTCCACTTCAGTTCCAGTCCACCTCCACGAATTCCAACTCTCCACGTTTCCAACTCCGCCCACACCCCCCACCACCGGCAATTCTACCCTGGCGCCGACCCGGTGCCTCCCGCCGCATTCTCAAGCTCAGAGCTTCTCGTTGTTCTTCAGCCATGGCCATTGATGACGGCCATACTTCTCCCACTTCTTCTCTTCAGGATCAG GAAATCATGCTGCATTCTCGAGCATTTTGGGTCGGTAAGGATACAATTGCCTGGAATATGGATGTTGGAGATGGTTCGTGCTGTCTATATGGAAGTAAAGATGCCTCTCTCTCTGCAGTAAATGGGAAAATTGGAG GGTATGATGTTAAGATTAAGCTTGAACAAAGTAAAGAAAGGCTCCCGAAACAT GTAATTGAAAAATTTCCTCATATCCACGATTACAAATCCTTCCAACTTCCTCCAGGTCTGGATGTCAACAGTCTACTGAAATACCAATTGGCTGTTGCTGCATTAAGCT CTGGTGAAGAATGCACTAGCATCACCGGTCTGCAGTTACCTGGTGTTCTGGATGAACTATTCTCTTATGATGGTCCTCTTGGTGCAACTTTCTCGTCTGATTctctttctcttcatctctGGGCACCGACTGCACAG AAAGTGAGTGTGCTTATTTATGGAGAACCTGAAGGTGGTGATCCCTTAGAGGTTGTCCAACTTGAGGAATCAAATGGTGTCTGGAGTGCTGAAGGTCCATTGACTTGGGAGGGCTGTTACTATGTTTATGAAATCTATGTCTACCACCCTAGCACCTTGCAAATTACAAAATGTATTGCAAATGATCCATATGCAAGAGG GCTGTCATCTGATGGAAGGCGAACCCTCATTGTCAATGTTACTTCTGAGGCTCTGAAACCTGAATCTTGGGATCATTTGGTAGATGAAAAACCAGATCTTCTGTCATTTTCTGATATCAGTATTTACGAGTTGCATGTAAGAGACTTTAG TGCCAGTGATGATACTGTTCCATCTGAGTTCCGTGGTGGCTACCTTGCCTTTACTTGCCCT GATTCAGCTGGAATGCTTCATCTTAAAAAGTTATCACATGCTGGTATCACACATGTTCATCTACTTCCTACCTACCACTTTGCTGGAGTTGATGACGATAAGAGAAAATGGCAGACTGTAG ATTCTCAGATGCTTGAATCATTTCCACCTGACTCGGATGAACAACAGGCTTGCATCACAGCTATCAAGGATGCAGATGGGTATAACTGGGG CTATAATCCAGTTGTATGGGGTGTCCCAAAAGGAAGCTATGCTAGTAATCCTAATGGGTCCCTCCGCATATTCGAGTTCCGCAAGATGGTGCAG GCTCTAAACCGCACTGGCTTTCGTGTTGTACTCGATGTTGTTTACAACCATTTGCATGCAAATGGTCCCTATGACGAGAACTCTGTCTTGGACAAG ATTGTTCCAGGTTACTACATCCGAAGGAACCTTGATGGCTTTATTGAGCATAGTACATGTGCAAACAATACAGCCAGCGAACATTACATGGTTGAAAGGCTGGTTATTGATGATCTCTTGCACTGGGCCACTAATTACAAG GTTGATGGATTTCGTTTTGACCTCATGGGTCATATGATGAAGCGCACAATG GTAAAGGCCAGAAGAATGCTTCAGAATTTAGTGAAAGAAAACGATGGAGTCGAAGGCTCTAGAATCTACAT ATACGGTGAAGGATGGAACTTTGGAGAAGTGGCTGGAAACGGGCGTGGCGTTAATGCATCACAGTTCAACATTTCTGGAACTGGAATCGGAAG CTTCAATGACCGGATTCGAGATGCAGTGCTTGGTGGATCTCCTTTTGGACCTATACTTCAACAAGGTTACGCAACAGGTTTATTGGTTGAG CCCAATGATCATGACCATGGAAGCAAATCTACGATGGAACATATGCTTGCTGTATCCAAGGATCACATTCAG GTTGGGATGTCTGCCAACCTGAAGGATTATGTTCTAACCAACCACGAGGGCCACGAG GTTAAAGGATGTGAAATTTCAACGCATGATGGGGTACCTGTTGCATATGCTTCATCCCCCATAGAAACA GTTAATTATGTCTCTGCTCATGATAATGAGACCTTGTTCGACATTATCAGTTTGAAG ACTCCGGTAAATATCTCTTTGGATGCAAGATGTAGGACGAACCATTTGGCAACCAGCATCATTTCACTTTCCCAG GGAATACCTTTCTTTCATGCTGGCGATGAGATTCTGCGATCAAAATCATTAGATCGTGACTCATATAATTCAGGCGATTGGTTCAATAG GTTAGACTTCAGCTACAACTCTAATAACTGGGGCGTTGGCCTTCCTCCAAGAGAAAAGAATGAGCGAAATTGGCCATT AATGAAAATCAGACTGGCAGATCCAGCATATAAGCCTCAACGAAATCACATCCTTGCAGCACTCGACAACTTCTGTAGCCTTATTAGAATCAGATACTCTTCCCCACTTTTTCGTCTGCATACAGCAAATGCAATCCAG GAAAGAGTGCGATTTCATAATACGGGTTCATCATCAATCCCTGGTGTGATTGTCATGAGCCTCGAGGATGGACACAATGGAGTTCCTGGACTTATGCAGTTAGATCCCAT CTACTCGTACATCGTTGTTCTAATCAACGCGTGCCCCACGGATGTCACGTTTACCAGCCCATCTCTTAGGGGAAAAGATCTACAACTTCACCCAGTGCAG GTGGAATCAAGTGATCATGTTGTCAATGAGTCGACGTACGACTCACCCTCTGGCTCTTTCAGAATACCCTCAAGGACAACTGCTGTTTTCATTGTACGCCGAGCCACCTGA
- the LOC121747947 gene encoding pullulanase 1, chloroplastic isoform X2, protein MLLYRCSPLQFQSTSTNSNSPRFQLRPHPPPPAILPWRRPGASRRILKLRASRCSSAMAIDDGHTSPTSSLQDQEIMLHSRAFWVGKDTIAWNMDVGDGSCCLYGSKDASLSAVNGKIGGYDVKIKLEQSKERLPKHVIEKFPHIHDYKSFQLPPGLDVNSLLKYQLAVAALSSGEECTSITGLQLPGVLDELFSYDGPLGATFSSDSLSLHLWAPTAQKVSVLIYGEPEGGDPLEVVQLEESNGVWSAEGPLTWEGCYYVYEIYVYHPSTLQITKCIANDPYARGLSSDGRRTLIVNVTSEALKPESWDHLVDEKPDLLSFSDISIYELHVRDFSASDDTVPSEFRGGYLAFTCPLECFILKSYHMLVSHMFIYFLPTTLLELMTIRENGRLPYTDSQMLESFPPDSDEQQACITAIKDADGYNWGYNPVVWGVPKGSYASNPNGSLRIFEFRKMVQALNRTGFRVVLDVVYNHLHANGPYDENSVLDKIVPGYYIRRNLDGFIEHSTCANNTASEHYMVERLVIDDLLHWATNYKVDGFRFDLMGHMMKRTMVKARRMLQNLVKENDGVEGSRIYIYGEGWNFGEVAGNGRGVNASQFNISGTGIGSFNDRIRDAVLGGSPFGPILQQGYATGLLVEPNDHDHGSKSTMEHMLAVSKDHIQVGMSANLKDYVLTNHEGHEVKGCEISTHDGVPVAYASSPIETVNYVSAHDNETLFDIISLKTPVNISLDARCRTNHLATSIISLSQGIPFFHAGDEILRSKSLDRDSYNSGDWFNRLDFSYNSNNWGVGLPPREKNERNWPLMKIRLADPAYKPQRNHILAALDNFCSLIRIRYSSPLFRLHTANAIQERVRFHNTGSSSIPGVIVMSLEDGHNGVPGLMQLDPIYSYIVVLINACPTDVTFTSPSLRGKDLQLHPVQVESSDHVVNESTYDSPSGSFRIPSRTTAVFIVRRAT, encoded by the exons ATGTTACTTTATCGCTGTTCTCCACTTCAGTTCCAGTCCACCTCCACGAATTCCAACTCTCCACGTTTCCAACTCCGCCCACACCCCCCACCACCGGCAATTCTACCCTGGCGCCGACCCGGTGCCTCCCGCCGCATTCTCAAGCTCAGAGCTTCTCGTTGTTCTTCAGCCATGGCCATTGATGACGGCCATACTTCTCCCACTTCTTCTCTTCAGGATCAG GAAATCATGCTGCATTCTCGAGCATTTTGGGTCGGTAAGGATACAATTGCCTGGAATATGGATGTTGGAGATGGTTCGTGCTGTCTATATGGAAGTAAAGATGCCTCTCTCTCTGCAGTAAATGGGAAAATTGGAG GGTATGATGTTAAGATTAAGCTTGAACAAAGTAAAGAAAGGCTCCCGAAACAT GTAATTGAAAAATTTCCTCATATCCACGATTACAAATCCTTCCAACTTCCTCCAGGTCTGGATGTCAACAGTCTACTGAAATACCAATTGGCTGTTGCTGCATTAAGCT CTGGTGAAGAATGCACTAGCATCACCGGTCTGCAGTTACCTGGTGTTCTGGATGAACTATTCTCTTATGATGGTCCTCTTGGTGCAACTTTCTCGTCTGATTctctttctcttcatctctGGGCACCGACTGCACAG AAAGTGAGTGTGCTTATTTATGGAGAACCTGAAGGTGGTGATCCCTTAGAGGTTGTCCAACTTGAGGAATCAAATGGTGTCTGGAGTGCTGAAGGTCCATTGACTTGGGAGGGCTGTTACTATGTTTATGAAATCTATGTCTACCACCCTAGCACCTTGCAAATTACAAAATGTATTGCAAATGATCCATATGCAAGAGG GCTGTCATCTGATGGAAGGCGAACCCTCATTGTCAATGTTACTTCTGAGGCTCTGAAACCTGAATCTTGGGATCATTTGGTAGATGAAAAACCAGATCTTCTGTCATTTTCTGATATCAGTATTTACGAGTTGCATGTAAGAGACTTTAG TGCCAGTGATGATACTGTTCCATCTGAGTTCCGTGGTGGCTACCTTGCCTTTACTTGCCCT CTGGAATGCTTCATCTTAAAAAGTTATCACATGCTGGTATCACACATGTTCATCTACTTCCTACCTACCACTTTGCTGGAGTTGATGACGATAAGAGAAAATGGCAGACT GCCATACACAGATTCTCAGATGCTTGAATCATTTCCACCTGACTCGGATGAACAACAGGCTTGCATCACAGCTATCAAGGATGCAGATGGGTATAACTGGGG CTATAATCCAGTTGTATGGGGTGTCCCAAAAGGAAGCTATGCTAGTAATCCTAATGGGTCCCTCCGCATATTCGAGTTCCGCAAGATGGTGCAG GCTCTAAACCGCACTGGCTTTCGTGTTGTACTCGATGTTGTTTACAACCATTTGCATGCAAATGGTCCCTATGACGAGAACTCTGTCTTGGACAAG ATTGTTCCAGGTTACTACATCCGAAGGAACCTTGATGGCTTTATTGAGCATAGTACATGTGCAAACAATACAGCCAGCGAACATTACATGGTTGAAAGGCTGGTTATTGATGATCTCTTGCACTGGGCCACTAATTACAAG GTTGATGGATTTCGTTTTGACCTCATGGGTCATATGATGAAGCGCACAATG GTAAAGGCCAGAAGAATGCTTCAGAATTTAGTGAAAGAAAACGATGGAGTCGAAGGCTCTAGAATCTACAT ATACGGTGAAGGATGGAACTTTGGAGAAGTGGCTGGAAACGGGCGTGGCGTTAATGCATCACAGTTCAACATTTCTGGAACTGGAATCGGAAG CTTCAATGACCGGATTCGAGATGCAGTGCTTGGTGGATCTCCTTTTGGACCTATACTTCAACAAGGTTACGCAACAGGTTTATTGGTTGAG CCCAATGATCATGACCATGGAAGCAAATCTACGATGGAACATATGCTTGCTGTATCCAAGGATCACATTCAG GTTGGGATGTCTGCCAACCTGAAGGATTATGTTCTAACCAACCACGAGGGCCACGAG GTTAAAGGATGTGAAATTTCAACGCATGATGGGGTACCTGTTGCATATGCTTCATCCCCCATAGAAACA GTTAATTATGTCTCTGCTCATGATAATGAGACCTTGTTCGACATTATCAGTTTGAAG ACTCCGGTAAATATCTCTTTGGATGCAAGATGTAGGACGAACCATTTGGCAACCAGCATCATTTCACTTTCCCAG GGAATACCTTTCTTTCATGCTGGCGATGAGATTCTGCGATCAAAATCATTAGATCGTGACTCATATAATTCAGGCGATTGGTTCAATAG GTTAGACTTCAGCTACAACTCTAATAACTGGGGCGTTGGCCTTCCTCCAAGAGAAAAGAATGAGCGAAATTGGCCATT AATGAAAATCAGACTGGCAGATCCAGCATATAAGCCTCAACGAAATCACATCCTTGCAGCACTCGACAACTTCTGTAGCCTTATTAGAATCAGATACTCTTCCCCACTTTTTCGTCTGCATACAGCAAATGCAATCCAG GAAAGAGTGCGATTTCATAATACGGGTTCATCATCAATCCCTGGTGTGATTGTCATGAGCCTCGAGGATGGACACAATGGAGTTCCTGGACTTATGCAGTTAGATCCCAT CTACTCGTACATCGTTGTTCTAATCAACGCGTGCCCCACGGATGTCACGTTTACCAGCCCATCTCTTAGGGGAAAAGATCTACAACTTCACCCAGTGCAG GTGGAATCAAGTGATCATGTTGTCAATGAGTCGACGTACGACTCACCCTCTGGCTCTTTCAGAATACCCTCAAGGACAACTGCTGTTTTCATTGTACGCCGAGCCACCTGA